The following are encoded together in the Nymphaea colorata isolate Beijing-Zhang1983 chromosome 14, ASM883128v2, whole genome shotgun sequence genome:
- the LOC116267469 gene encoding uncharacterized protein LOC116267469 has translation MSTTAATTTTTTSNGGPCYVIAMKGHPGSGKSTLASAIAADLRCPLLDKDDIRDCTAAVQAAIPDTTTAAGLCNELSYSVLWKLTETQLRLGLGIVVDCPLSRRRHFDRVSQVATAAGSRLLVVECRPGDAAEWRRRLERRGSEERATDVFRHKPATWEELQGLVDGYEGCWDYNTNPVPKLVVDTTAPHGPLDAVSVVRRWVNTGNLD, from the coding sequence ATGAGCACCACCGCcgctaccaccaccaccaccacgaGTAATGGAGGCCCTTGTTACGTAATTGCCATGAAAGGGCACCCTGGCAGCGGGAAATCCACATTGGCAAGCGCCATCGCCGCCGACCTTCGGTGCCCTCTGCTGGACAAGGACGACATCCGGGACTGCACCGCCGCTGTGCAGGCCGCGATCCCCGACACAACTACAGCAGCCGGTCTCTGCAACGAGCTCTCCTACTCGGTCCTCTGGAAGCTGACAGAGACACAGCTGCGACTGGGGCTCGGCATCGTCGTCGATTGCCCTCTTTCCCGTCGCCGGCACTTCGATCGGGTCTCGCAGGTGGCGACTGCCGCCGGCTCGCGCCTGCTGGTCGTAGAATGCCGGCCCGGTGATGCCGCGGAGTGGAGGAGGCGGCTGGAGCGGCGCGGCTCCGAGGAGCGCGCCACGGATGTGTTCCGGCACAAACCGGCGACGTGGGAGGAGCTGCAGGGGCTGGTGGACGGGTACGAGGGGTGTTGGGACTACAACACGAATCCCGTCCCCAAGTTGGTCGTTGATACAACGGCGCCTCATGGGCCACTTGATGCTGTCTCGGTGGTTCGCCGGTGGGTGAATACCGGAAATCTCGATTGA